From the Rhodococcus sp. NBC_00297 genome, one window contains:
- the msrA gene encoding peptide-methionine (S)-S-oxide reductase MsrA, whose protein sequence is MADSTQVGSTTETAILAGGCFWGVEELIRKQPGVLSTRVGYSGGDVPNATYRNHGTHAEAVEIVFDPTRTTYRDILEFFFQIHDPSTKNRQGNDRGVSYRSAIFYTSDEQKRVALDTIADVDASGIWPGKVVTEVTAASEFWEAEPEHQDYLQRIPNGYTCHWVRPDWKLPRRNAAVS, encoded by the coding sequence ATGGCGGACAGCACACAGGTAGGTTCCACCACCGAGACGGCCATCCTGGCGGGTGGATGCTTCTGGGGTGTCGAGGAACTGATTCGCAAGCAGCCGGGCGTGCTCTCCACGCGCGTCGGGTACTCGGGCGGAGACGTGCCGAACGCGACGTACCGGAACCACGGCACGCACGCCGAGGCGGTCGAGATCGTGTTCGACCCGACCCGGACGACCTACCGCGACATCCTGGAGTTCTTCTTCCAGATTCACGACCCGTCGACGAAGAACCGTCAGGGCAACGACCGCGGAGTGAGCTACCGCTCGGCGATCTTCTACACCTCCGACGAGCAGAAGCGCGTCGCGCTGGACACGATCGCCGACGTCGACGCGTCCGGTATCTGGCCCGGAAAGGTGGTCACCGAGGTCACCGCGGCGAGCGAGTTCTGGGAGGCCGAGCCCGAGCACCAGGACTACCTGCAGCGGATCCCCAACGGATACACCTGCCACTGGGTCCGCCCCGACTGGAAGTTGCCGCGTCGGAACGCTGCGGTGAGCTGA
- a CDS encoding HugZ family pyridoxamine 5'-phosphate oxidase has translation MATLDHGDPGDAPSMPTPTAPVTHPRRPSAAEEARTVAASTNTATLASLSADGHPWASYVTYGLLGGNPVLCVSHMAEHGRNLAADPRVSLSVVAPGENSDPLASGRITLAGTALRPSGSDVEAAREAHLAAVPAARYYIDYSDFTVWILSVDRVRWVGGYGRMDSATAADYAAAVPDPVRPVSGPAVEHLNADHADALTAMTAAFGGFPDATSAVCTGADRYGLDITVTTPRGVSYTRVGYTSPLASLDDLRAATIELTRNARRP, from the coding sequence ATGGCCACTCTCGATCACGGCGACCCCGGCGACGCCCCGTCGATGCCGACGCCCACCGCTCCCGTCACCCACCCTCGCCGGCCGTCCGCGGCGGAGGAGGCGCGCACGGTGGCCGCGTCGACCAACACGGCCACGCTCGCGAGCCTCTCGGCCGACGGACATCCGTGGGCGTCCTACGTGACGTACGGCCTCCTGGGCGGGAACCCCGTGCTGTGCGTCTCCCACATGGCGGAGCACGGTCGCAATCTCGCGGCGGATCCACGGGTGAGTCTGTCCGTCGTCGCTCCGGGCGAGAACAGTGATCCGCTCGCGAGCGGACGTATCACGCTGGCGGGCACCGCGCTTCGGCCGTCGGGCTCGGACGTCGAGGCTGCGCGGGAGGCGCACCTGGCGGCCGTCCCGGCGGCGCGGTACTACATCGACTACAGCGACTTCACCGTCTGGATCCTGTCGGTGGACCGAGTCAGATGGGTGGGCGGCTACGGCCGCATGGACTCGGCCACGGCGGCGGACTACGCAGCCGCCGTACCGGATCCGGTACGGCCGGTGAGCGGGCCTGCGGTGGAGCACCTGAACGCCGACCACGCGGACGCACTCACCGCGATGACCGCGGCATTCGGCGGATTCCCCGATGCGACGTCCGCTGTGTGCACCGGCGCCGACCGCTACGGACTCGACATCACGGTCACCACACCGAGAGGCGTGTCCTACACGCGAGTCGGCTACACGTCGCCGTTGGCGTCACTCGACGATCTCCGTGCCGCGACGATCGAGCTGACGAGAAACGCCCGCCGCCCCTGA
- a CDS encoding pirin family protein: MPDVVVPAADRIHWRNEWLDSWQSFPVAGNFDLAANAHGLLLVHNDDTVDAGEGFDSHQHADVEIVTWVLDGSLVHRDSLGNEGTITPGLAQRMSAGSGVVHSERNGAGYSAGTPLRVVQMWLPPDENGRPPGYEEYAAAGELASGRLVTVASGLDRDRGGTAVGLGQSKAALHVARLRPGTPVTLPTAPFLHLFVARGTVEIDGIGTLGHGDALRGTDTGGHVVHTTSSAEILVWEMHAHA; encoded by the coding sequence ATGCCCGACGTCGTCGTACCCGCTGCCGATCGAATCCACTGGCGCAACGAGTGGCTGGACTCCTGGCAGTCCTTCCCCGTGGCGGGCAACTTCGATCTCGCCGCGAATGCGCACGGGTTGCTGCTCGTCCACAACGACGACACCGTCGACGCGGGCGAGGGATTCGACAGCCACCAGCACGCCGACGTCGAGATCGTGACCTGGGTGCTGGACGGATCACTGGTGCACCGTGACTCGCTCGGGAACGAGGGGACCATCACGCCCGGGTTGGCGCAGCGGATGAGTGCGGGCTCCGGCGTCGTCCACTCCGAGCGGAACGGGGCCGGATATTCCGCCGGGACACCGCTGCGGGTCGTCCAGATGTGGCTTCCGCCGGACGAGAACGGGCGGCCGCCCGGGTACGAGGAGTACGCGGCGGCAGGCGAACTGGCCTCCGGCCGCCTGGTCACGGTCGCGTCGGGACTCGACCGTGACCGCGGTGGCACGGCCGTCGGACTGGGCCAGAGCAAGGCGGCGCTCCACGTGGCGCGGCTGCGGCCGGGCACGCCCGTCACCCTCCCCACCGCGCCGTTCCTCCACCTCTTCGTCGCGCGCGGCACCGTCGAGATCGACGGCATCGGAACACTCGGTCACGGTGACGCGCTCCGCGGTACCGACACCGGCGGACATGTCGTCCACACGACGTCGTCGGCCGAGATCCTGGTGTGGGAGATGCACGCTCATGCGTGA
- a CDS encoding MFS transporter, producing MTQQRSAPPLARPLPVAAFGTLLALAAFTFPLATIGSTAATLGSDASGRTWILSSMSIGLSAALLVSGALADDIGPRRTFVLGLVVLALASAVCAAAPSTLVFVLARVVQGVGAGAVLASSLGVIAHAFEPGPLRARASGIWGAAVGAGITLGPLMSATSDRLATWREGYWLLTALTLVAAVVAGRLLAESRTETPRGLDLIGAVALSGGLSALLAALVEGRAGWTRPLPLVLLAVAALLLAGFVLHERRTASPMLDLTLLRQPAFLAATVAALATGAGVIALMSYMAGFVGAAFGLDALHSAFLLFGWSATSVITALLARRIPASVSGRTQLALGLVGVAVGTGLLLGLSETSSPLRLVPGLVLAGAATGIVNAALGREAVASVPAGRAAMGSGANNTARYLGSAIGVTVVSVVVLSAGTAPSAVFDGWNHAVIVVIAITALGAAVVAATRPRAVR from the coding sequence ATGACTCAGCAGCGATCCGCACCACCTCTCGCCCGCCCCCTGCCCGTCGCAGCGTTCGGGACCCTCCTCGCCCTGGCTGCGTTCACGTTTCCCCTGGCGACCATCGGCAGCACCGCCGCGACGCTCGGGAGTGACGCGTCGGGCAGAACCTGGATTCTGAGCTCGATGAGCATCGGCCTCAGTGCCGCGTTGCTGGTGTCCGGCGCACTCGCCGACGACATCGGCCCTCGCCGCACCTTCGTTCTCGGTCTCGTCGTCCTCGCCCTCGCGTCCGCTGTGTGCGCGGCCGCGCCGTCCACGCTCGTGTTCGTCCTCGCCCGCGTGGTCCAGGGCGTCGGCGCGGGCGCGGTGCTGGCGTCGAGTCTCGGCGTCATCGCGCACGCCTTCGAACCCGGGCCGCTGCGCGCCCGTGCCAGCGGCATCTGGGGCGCGGCCGTCGGCGCGGGCATCACCCTCGGGCCCCTGATGTCCGCGACCTCGGATCGTCTCGCCACGTGGCGCGAGGGGTACTGGTTGCTCACCGCGCTGACACTCGTCGCCGCGGTCGTCGCAGGGCGCCTCCTCGCCGAATCCCGCACGGAGACACCGCGCGGGCTGGACCTGATCGGCGCGGTCGCCCTGTCCGGGGGTCTGTCGGCCCTCCTCGCCGCGCTCGTCGAGGGCCGTGCCGGGTGGACGCGACCCCTACCCCTGGTCCTGCTCGCCGTGGCCGCGCTGTTGCTCGCGGGTTTCGTTCTGCACGAACGCCGGACCGCGTCGCCCATGCTAGATCTCACGCTGCTGCGCCAGCCCGCCTTCCTCGCCGCCACCGTCGCCGCACTCGCCACCGGAGCCGGGGTGATCGCTCTGATGTCGTACATGGCCGGATTCGTCGGCGCCGCATTCGGTCTGGACGCACTCCACAGCGCCTTCCTGCTCTTCGGATGGTCCGCGACGAGCGTGATCACCGCCCTGCTCGCACGGCGCATACCCGCGTCCGTCTCCGGCCGAACGCAACTGGCCCTGGGCCTCGTCGGTGTCGCCGTCGGGACGGGGCTGTTACTCGGACTGTCCGAGACGTCGTCGCCCCTGCGCCTCGTGCCGGGTCTCGTCCTGGCCGGCGCCGCGACAGGAATAGTCAACGCCGCCCTCGGCCGCGAGGCCGTGGCGAGCGTCCCAGCCGGGCGCGCCGCCATGGGAAGCGGGGCGAACAACACCGCGCGCTACCTCGGCTCGGCGATCGGCGTGACCGTGGTGTCGGTGGTGGTCCTGTCGGCCGGCACCGCGCCGTCCGCGGTGTTCGACGGCTGGAACCACGCCGTGATCGTCGTCATCGCGATCACCGCGCTGGGGGCCGCGGTCGTCGCGGCGACCCGGCCGAGAGCCGTACGCTGA
- a CDS encoding GAF and ANTAR domain-containing protein gives MGVESGEHMTVPYGDRGDLVRTIDEDTSVDQQASALGSIAEMARTLRGTRRSVDDTLTALVRSATQLMPGVDHACVTVMTGARRTIHARTDDVAADLCRVQFELGEGPTENEIWQIDTVVAENLGSERRWPSFAAAARDKGIESMAAFRLYTDPSARDLGVLLLFSRTADTFDADAQMVGSALAAHGAVALLSARDDQNFRDGLASRDIIGQAKGILMERFDVDAVQAFTMLAHISQSENRPLREVALSLIEESHPTRSVEVPPVA, from the coding sequence ATGGGCGTCGAGAGTGGGGAACACATGACGGTGCCGTACGGCGATCGCGGCGATCTCGTCCGCACCATCGACGAGGACACTTCCGTCGATCAGCAGGCGTCGGCGCTCGGCAGCATCGCCGAGATGGCCCGCACTCTCCGCGGAACCCGTCGATCGGTGGACGACACGCTGACAGCCCTGGTGCGGTCGGCCACGCAGCTCATGCCCGGCGTCGATCATGCGTGCGTCACCGTGATGACCGGTGCGCGGCGCACCATCCACGCCCGCACCGACGACGTCGCCGCCGATCTCTGCCGCGTGCAGTTCGAACTGGGTGAGGGGCCCACCGAGAACGAGATCTGGCAGATCGACACCGTCGTGGCCGAGAATCTCGGCAGCGAGCGGCGGTGGCCCTCCTTCGCCGCGGCCGCGCGCGACAAGGGAATCGAGTCGATGGCGGCCTTCCGCCTCTACACCGATCCGTCGGCACGTGATCTCGGCGTGTTACTGCTGTTCAGCAGGACTGCCGACACCTTCGACGCCGATGCTCAGATGGTCGGATCCGCGCTCGCCGCCCACGGCGCGGTGGCGCTGCTCAGTGCCCGCGACGACCAGAACTTCCGGGACGGCCTCGCGAGTCGCGACATCATCGGCCAGGCCAAGGGCATCCTCATGGAGCGATTCGACGTCGATGCCGTGCAGGCCTTCACGATGCTCGCCCACATCTCCCAGTCCGAGAACCGCCCGCTGCGAGAGGTCGCGCTGTCTCTGATCGAGGAGTCGCATCCCACGAGGTCCGTCGAGGTTCCGCCCGTCGCGTGA
- a CDS encoding SDR family NAD(P)-dependent oxidoreductase: MADLAGKVVVITGAGSGMGRAYAAAYAARGAVLALGDIDGNALAETVTSLPSGGTVLTEVYDVADRDAVAAFAARVAREVGPATVVVNNAGIEGGFRPAWHLDDASYDRVMAVNLGGVVHGTRAFLPQLMSRPAAALVNVSSIFGLQGTPNHTDYCASKFAVRGFTEALATELAGSTVSVHVIHPGGVATNISRAEGSQQFAAKYYATSPEAVAERVVLDVESGRMRIVTGHLSRQVAFGARFLPLPLMVRLVRRDMNDILDPGDYAD; encoded by the coding sequence TTGGCGGACCTCGCAGGCAAGGTGGTGGTGATCACCGGAGCCGGATCCGGCATGGGCCGCGCGTACGCGGCGGCCTACGCCGCACGCGGGGCGGTCCTCGCGCTCGGCGACATCGACGGCAACGCCCTCGCGGAGACGGTGACGAGCCTGCCCTCTGGCGGCACGGTGCTCACCGAGGTGTACGACGTGGCCGATCGCGACGCCGTCGCGGCCTTCGCCGCCCGCGTCGCCCGGGAGGTGGGCCCGGCGACCGTCGTCGTCAACAACGCCGGCATCGAGGGCGGTTTCCGGCCCGCCTGGCATCTCGACGACGCGTCCTACGACCGGGTGATGGCGGTCAATCTCGGTGGGGTGGTGCACGGGACGCGCGCCTTCCTGCCGCAGCTGATGTCGCGGCCGGCGGCTGCGCTGGTGAACGTGTCCTCCATCTTCGGACTGCAGGGGACGCCGAACCACACCGACTACTGCGCCAGCAAGTTCGCGGTGCGGGGATTTACCGAGGCCCTCGCGACCGAACTCGCCGGGTCCACCGTCTCGGTCCACGTGATCCATCCGGGCGGCGTGGCGACCAACATCTCGCGGGCCGAGGGATCCCAGCAGTTCGCAGCGAAGTACTACGCCACCTCGCCCGAGGCGGTGGCCGAGCGCGTGGTTCTGGACGTCGAGTCCGGACGGATGCGCATCGTCACCGGACACCTGTCGCGCCAGGTCGCCTTCGGGGCCCGGTTCCTGCCGCTCCCGCTCATGGTCCGGCTCGTCCGTCGCGACATGAACGACATCCTGGACCCCGGCGACTACGCCGACTGA
- a CDS encoding ABC transporter permease, producing the protein MSDVLVRETVHASVSPEPTSRRRRVTPRAVGGRIGVAVSVAVLIVAVGFAVVPSLFASGDPLRGVPAEKLQGPSAAHWFGTDNIGRDVWTRVVHGAGLSLSATLMAVAIALVAGSILGLIGGAVGGIVDAVLMRLVDVLLSIPTLLLALALVTALGFGTVNVAIAVGVTLVASVARVMRSEVLRVRRSLYVEAAFASGSRWHTVLWTHILRNAYPPVIALAAVQFGMAVLAVSSLSFLGFGAVPPTPEWGSLVSEGRNFLATSWWLTTLPGLVIVAVVLSAHRVGHALDRGDRA; encoded by the coding sequence ATGTCTGACGTCCTGGTACGAGAGACGGTCCACGCGAGCGTCTCGCCCGAGCCGACGTCCCGTCGACGGCGAGTGACCCCGCGGGCCGTCGGCGGCAGGATCGGCGTGGCGGTGTCGGTGGCCGTCCTGATCGTCGCCGTCGGGTTCGCCGTCGTCCCGTCTCTTTTCGCCAGTGGGGATCCCTTGCGCGGCGTCCCGGCGGAGAAGTTGCAGGGACCCAGCGCCGCTCACTGGTTCGGCACCGACAACATCGGCCGCGACGTCTGGACCCGGGTCGTGCACGGTGCCGGGTTGTCGCTCAGCGCGACGCTGATGGCCGTGGCCATCGCGCTCGTGGCGGGATCGATTCTCGGCCTGATCGGAGGCGCTGTCGGCGGAATCGTCGACGCGGTGCTCATGCGTCTCGTCGACGTGCTGTTGTCCATCCCGACTCTGCTGCTGGCCCTGGCCCTGGTCACCGCTCTCGGTTTCGGGACCGTGAACGTCGCGATCGCGGTCGGCGTCACCCTCGTCGCGAGTGTCGCGCGCGTGATGCGGTCCGAGGTGCTGCGGGTACGGCGGTCGCTGTACGTGGAGGCCGCCTTCGCGTCGGGTTCGCGGTGGCACACCGTGCTGTGGACCCACATTCTCCGGAACGCGTATCCACCCGTGATCGCCCTGGCGGCAGTGCAGTTCGGCATGGCCGTGCTCGCGGTGTCGTCGCTCAGTTTCCTCGGTTTCGGAGCGGTACCGCCCACACCGGAGTGGGGTTCGCTCGTGTCGGAGGGGCGCAACTTCCTCGCCACCTCCTGGTGGCTCACCACGCTGCCCGGTCTCGTCATCGTGGCGGTCGTGCTGTCGGCGCACAGAGTGGGCCACGCGCTGGATCGGGGTGATCGAGCATGA
- a CDS encoding winged helix-turn-helix transcriptional regulator, which produces MAMGTDYAAQDCSLARALEIVGERWTLLVVRDSLFGVRRFSDFQHHLGMSKAVLSQRLSALVDHGLLSRERVGGREEYRPTEILVDLWPALHALTVWGERAAPAQDGPRRVFRHEPCGGELDDHGSCPQCGTVPAAGRVVMSPGPGVTATPRPNTVSRALRAPRRLLEPVR; this is translated from the coding sequence ATGGCGATGGGAACGGATTACGCCGCGCAGGACTGCTCGCTCGCTCGCGCCCTGGAGATCGTGGGGGAGCGGTGGACACTGCTCGTCGTGCGGGACTCCCTGTTCGGTGTGCGCCGGTTCTCCGACTTCCAGCACCACCTCGGCATGTCGAAGGCGGTGCTGTCGCAGCGCCTGTCGGCCCTGGTGGACCACGGGTTGCTGAGCAGGGAACGAGTCGGTGGGCGTGAGGAATACCGTCCCACCGAGATCCTCGTCGACCTGTGGCCCGCGCTGCACGCGCTGACGGTGTGGGGTGAACGAGCAGCGCCCGCGCAGGACGGCCCCCGTCGGGTGTTCCGACACGAACCGTGCGGCGGTGAGCTCGACGATCACGGCAGCTGCCCGCAGTGCGGGACCGTGCCCGCTGCCGGTCGGGTCGTCATGTCGCCGGGGCCAGGTGTGACCGCGACCCCGCGGCCGAACACCGTGTCCCGCGCGCTCCGCGCACCTCGTCGGTTGCTCGAGCCGGTCAGGTGA
- a CDS encoding ABC transporter ATP-binding protein, with protein MSSRSGAGGTTRTSLLRVDGLRVSYGATEAVRGVDFEIARGEVLALVGESGSGKTTTAQAIIGLLAGSGTVTGGTVTFDGDRVDDAGHRRWEKLRGAHIGLVPQDPTTSLNPVKRVGEQVAEVLRIHGRADRRSAAAAAVQILDEAGIDNPELRARQYPQDLSGGQRQRVLIGIALACEPELVIADEPTSALDVTVQRRILDHLADRIAEHGTSVLLITHDLGVAADRADRIAVMRDGEIVEIGPAREVLENPTADYTRGLIASAPSLTSVRVPRATREAQPVLLSLRQVSTTFRIGRGQNLTAVDGVSLDVERGRTVSIVGESGSGKSTTARIALRLENPSAGSVVFDGDDITSARGRELRTLRRRFQIVYQNPYASLNPALRVRDIVAEPLVAFGLGSRSTRPARVAELLEQVALAPEYLDRRPAELSGGQRQRVAIARALALHPELLVLDEPVSALDVSVQAQILELLTRLQDELDLSYLFISHDLAVVRQISDTVLVMRNGRVVESGSAEDVFDRPQHEYTRELRNAVPGTGVDARPS; from the coding sequence ATGAGCAGCAGGAGTGGAGCCGGCGGAACGACCCGGACGAGCCTGCTCAGGGTCGACGGTCTGCGCGTGTCGTACGGGGCGACAGAGGCAGTGCGGGGTGTCGACTTCGAGATCGCGCGGGGTGAGGTGCTCGCCCTGGTCGGCGAGTCCGGCAGCGGCAAGACGACCACGGCCCAGGCGATCATCGGTCTCCTCGCCGGATCGGGCACCGTCACCGGGGGCACCGTCACGTTCGACGGTGACCGTGTCGACGACGCGGGACACCGTCGGTGGGAGAAGCTTCGCGGTGCGCACATCGGTCTGGTGCCGCAGGACCCGACCACGTCGCTCAATCCTGTGAAGCGAGTGGGGGAGCAGGTCGCAGAGGTGCTCCGCATCCACGGCCGGGCCGACCGGCGCAGCGCCGCGGCGGCGGCCGTGCAGATACTCGACGAGGCGGGGATCGACAATCCGGAGCTCCGTGCTCGGCAGTATCCGCAAGATCTGTCCGGCGGGCAGCGTCAGCGCGTGCTCATCGGTATCGCGCTGGCGTGCGAGCCGGAGCTGGTGATCGCCGACGAGCCGACCAGCGCTCTGGACGTGACCGTGCAGCGCCGCATTCTCGACCACCTCGCGGATCGGATCGCCGAGCACGGCACCTCGGTACTGCTGATCACGCACGACCTCGGGGTCGCGGCCGACCGCGCCGATCGGATCGCCGTCATGCGTGACGGTGAGATCGTCGAGATCGGGCCCGCGCGAGAGGTGTTGGAGAACCCGACCGCCGACTACACGAGAGGACTGATCGCGTCCGCGCCGTCTCTGACGTCGGTACGGGTGCCGCGTGCGACGCGCGAGGCGCAGCCGGTCCTGTTGTCGCTGAGACAGGTGTCTACGACGTTCCGCATCGGTCGTGGACAGAACCTGACGGCGGTGGACGGGGTGTCGCTCGACGTCGAGCGCGGACGGACGGTGTCGATCGTCGGGGAGAGCGGCTCGGGAAAGTCCACGACGGCTCGCATCGCTCTGCGGCTCGAGAACCCGTCGGCGGGGTCGGTCGTCTTCGACGGCGACGACATCACGTCCGCACGCGGCAGGGAGTTGCGCACCCTCCGGCGACGCTTCCAGATCGTGTATCAGAACCCGTACGCATCGCTGAATCCCGCACTGCGCGTGCGGGACATCGTGGCGGAACCGCTCGTCGCGTTCGGGCTCGGATCACGCTCCACGCGTCCCGCCCGGGTGGCCGAACTGCTCGAGCAGGTCGCCCTGGCGCCGGAGTACCTCGACAGGCGCCCCGCCGAGCTGTCCGGTGGGCAGCGCCAGCGGGTCGCCATCGCCCGCGCGCTGGCTCTCCACCCGGAGCTGCTCGTGCTCGACGAACCGGTGTCCGCACTGGACGTCTCGGTGCAGGCGCAGATTCTCGAACTCCTCACTCGGCTGCAGGACGAGTTGGATCTGAGCTATCTGTTCATCTCCCACGATCTCGCGGTCGTGCGCCAGATCAGCGACACGGTGCTGGTGATGCGCAACGGGCGAGTGGTCGAGTCCGGGTCGGCGGAGGACGTGTTCGATCGACCGCAGCACGAGTACACCAGGGAACTGCGCAACGCCGTTCCGGGAACGGGAGTCGACGCACGACCGTCGTGA
- a CDS encoding MFS transporter, translating to MTIDEATDTDWDGHTRGSREYRRLVAGLLLAGVATFAQLYSVQGILPLIASNLSITPSQSSLAVGCATVGVAVAVLPWSVVADRVGRVRAMSISIVTATVLGLVVPLSTSLPMLLTVRFVEGAALGGLPAIAIAYLSEEVHRRNTAVAAATYVSGTTLGGLLGRIVAGPVAEYTNWRIGTLTVSIIAAVAAIAFLRLAPAPRRALPARDGGPGLGKRVTTHLRDPGMRALFGQAFLLMGGFVTVYNYLGFRLEAAPFGLPQSLISLIFIAYLSGTVSSRVAGQLAGRFGRSAVLAGSTGVMIAGVALTIAHSLIVVLLGLVVFTMGFFAAHAIASGWTGHRATDGRAQAASLYNLFYYGGSSIVGWTGGVVYQAYGWSAMAAFVIALAVVAALWALVLRSPGAEAQSA from the coding sequence GTGACCATCGACGAGGCGACCGACACCGACTGGGACGGACACACCCGTGGGTCCCGCGAGTACCGCAGGCTCGTCGCCGGGCTGCTTCTCGCCGGTGTCGCCACTTTCGCCCAGCTGTACTCCGTCCAGGGCATCCTCCCGCTCATCGCCTCGAACCTCTCGATCACGCCGTCGCAGTCCTCGCTCGCGGTGGGCTGCGCCACGGTCGGCGTCGCGGTCGCCGTACTGCCGTGGTCCGTGGTGGCCGACCGCGTCGGCCGGGTGCGTGCCATGAGCATCTCGATCGTCACGGCCACCGTCCTGGGCCTCGTCGTCCCGCTCTCCACGTCGTTGCCGATGCTGCTGACGGTGCGGTTCGTGGAGGGCGCCGCCCTCGGCGGGCTGCCGGCCATCGCGATCGCCTACCTCAGCGAGGAGGTGCACCGCCGGAACACCGCGGTGGCCGCGGCCACCTACGTCTCGGGCACCACGCTGGGCGGGCTGCTCGGCCGCATCGTCGCCGGACCCGTCGCCGAGTACACGAACTGGCGCATCGGAACACTGACGGTCTCGATCATCGCCGCCGTGGCCGCGATCGCCTTCCTGCGCCTCGCCCCCGCACCGCGGCGCGCGCTCCCTGCGCGGGATGGCGGCCCGGGGCTGGGGAAACGCGTCACCACACACCTCCGGGACCCCGGCATGCGCGCGCTGTTCGGGCAGGCGTTCCTGCTCATGGGCGGCTTCGTCACCGTCTACAACTATCTGGGCTTCCGCCTCGAGGCAGCCCCGTTCGGACTCCCCCAGTCGCTGATCAGCCTCATCTTCATCGCCTATCTCAGCGGAACCGTCTCGTCTCGCGTCGCCGGACAGCTGGCCGGCCGGTTCGGACGCTCCGCGGTGCTCGCCGGGTCGACGGGCGTCATGATCGCCGGGGTCGCCCTGACGATCGCGCACTCGCTGATCGTCGTACTCCTCGGCCTGGTGGTGTTCACGATGGGATTCTTCGCCGCGCACGCCATCGCGTCCGGATGGACCGGGCATCGCGCGACGGACGGTCGCGCTCAGGCGGCGTCGCTCTACAACCTCTTCTACTACGGCGGTTCGAGCATCGTCGGCTGGACGGGCGGCGTCGTGTATCAGGCCTACGGCTGGTCGGCCATGGCCGCGTTCGTCATCGCACTGGCCGTCGTCGCCGCTCTGTGGGCACTGGTCCTGCGGTCGCCCGGCGCCGAGGCTCAGTCGGCGTAG
- a CDS encoding LysR family transcriptional regulator, with protein MREEAEALLPLIPTLLAVAETEHITEAAHVLGLPQPTVSRQLARASAALGVAVVERRGRGIALTPAGRALMPFLDRAVRELEAGLDAMTEQDARTRGRISVSFQNTVGEGVLPLLIKRFLANHPAVTFTLDQGARARCLDRLEDGSADLAFVALGTEHGTDTSFGLYDERLVLVVPSDHRLAGRRSVDLVETADDPYVAMEHGYGMRSLCETLWAAAGMAPTIAFEGQDIHTVRGLVGAGLGVSVLPRTTTPAGPLPTVDIAVNDPAARRRIGVVWPARTLPAQALAFRDMVVRRGAAVLAR; from the coding sequence ATGCGTGAGGAAGCCGAGGCACTCCTGCCTCTGATCCCGACACTGCTCGCCGTGGCGGAGACCGAACACATCACCGAGGCGGCGCACGTCCTCGGCCTCCCGCAGCCGACGGTGAGCCGGCAACTCGCCCGCGCCTCGGCCGCGTTGGGAGTGGCGGTCGTCGAGCGTCGCGGTCGGGGCATCGCCCTCACGCCTGCGGGACGTGCACTGATGCCCTTCCTCGACCGGGCGGTCCGCGAACTCGAGGCCGGGCTCGACGCCATGACCGAGCAGGACGCCCGCACTCGTGGCCGCATCTCGGTCAGCTTCCAGAACACGGTGGGCGAGGGCGTGCTCCCGCTGCTCATCAAGCGCTTCCTCGCCAATCATCCCGCCGTCACGTTCACCCTCGACCAGGGCGCGCGGGCCCGGTGCCTCGACAGACTGGAGGACGGGAGCGCGGACCTCGCATTCGTGGCGCTCGGCACCGAACACGGCACCGACACGTCCTTCGGGCTGTACGACGAGAGGCTCGTGTTGGTCGTCCCGTCCGATCACCGACTGGCGGGCCGCCGATCGGTGGACCTCGTGGAAACGGCGGACGACCCGTACGTGGCGATGGAACACGGGTACGGCATGCGTTCTCTCTGCGAGACACTGTGGGCCGCTGCGGGAATGGCCCCGACCATCGCCTTCGAGGGGCAGGACATTCACACCGTGCGCGGGCTGGTCGGGGCGGGCCTCGGCGTCAGCGTCCTCCCTCGCACGACCACTCCCGCCGGCCCGCTGCCCACGGTCGACATCGCGGTGAACGACCCCGCGGCGCGGCGGCGCATCGGCGTGGTGTGGCCCGCACGCACCCTGCCGGCGCAGGCCCTCGCCTTCCGCGACATGGTGGTGCGGCGAGGGGCCGCTGTCCTGGCGCGCTGA